Part of the Bacteriovorax stolpii genome, AATCATTAATATGCCAAATTATACTTAACGCCACGAGTTTAGCAGACTGAGGATGAATCACATTAATTTTATGCAAAGCGTGAAAAGATTACAGAAGGTTGTTTACTTCTTAAACGGGAAATATTGGTATCGTTTTTTGCCACCTGTTGGCTGCACGTAACTATTGATTTTACAAAGGAGCTTACCTTTATTCGAGGGGTTAGAGCACTGGTCGATATTACCTAAGTACCTGGTTCTTATATAGCCAAAAAGCGAGGTCACGATGGCCGTCACCACGACCAGAAGCAGAATGTACTCCACTGCTGTCTGCCCTTTTTGGTTTCTCACAAGGACTCCTGCCAGCGCTTGATTTCAATCAGAGACGAAAAAGTCCCCAAAGAATCCTCATTATATGGGCCAAAATAAAGCACGTTTTTAAGACGGGAAATTAAAAGAGGGGCACTGTCTTCCAGTACACCAGTGATCTTCTTTCTAAAACCCGCTTCCGTTCTCTTATAAGCGTTGTAGTCTTTATCTTCGATAAAAACGTCGAGCGTGAATTTCATTTTTGTATCCACTAGCTCGAAGGTGTATTCCGGAAATAGAAAGTTGAGATCATCCATCAGAATGCTTTTGACTCTCTCGCGGATAAAATCGATTTTTGTCCCTTCTTTTTTGGCCATAATCATATTGAAAGTGGCCGTTTTCCCCTCAAAGTACACTTCCCAGAATGGTCTTTCCGTTCCGATTTTTATCGGTGAAGTGAAAACACATTTTTTCCCTTGAAGAAGCTTAGGGACCTCATCTTTAAAATGAAAAACAGTATTGAGGCAATTATAAGAAGCAGATTGAGTGGCCTGAAGCTTAATCGGAAGCCCTACCGGGTAGCCTCCAATAAAGGCCATCTTTTGTGGCTTAATAAGACCATCAAAGCTCTCAAGTTCAAAACTCTTCACTAACCCACTCTGGAATTTTAAGTCCTGTAGATTAAGTTTTTTAAACTCTCCACCAATAGAAAGGTGATGACTTAAAAGATCAGCAATCAATCTTTCGTGATCGAGCTTGTAATAAGGAGACACCAGAGAGAAAAAGAGGTGCATGATCTCCGACTTACTGCCTGTGATGCTTAGACGGTTTTGGAAAAACCCACGCATCATAAAAACCAGGGCATTAAAGTCATAGAGTTCCTGTTCAATCATCCCTTCCTTCTGACTGAAGTGAGAAAAAAAGTGATTGAAGTGCCCTTTTAAATCTTCTGGGATTGAATTTTCAAAAAGAAGTGACATTTTTCCTGCACTCTTTTCATTAAAAAGAAGTGCACTCACCTTCTGGCAGAAGTCATTGTAGACGGAGTCAAAAGAGATGATCTCGTTTTCATGGGAGAAAGTGCCTGAGAGCTTTTCAGCGTTATAAAAAAGCGAAGGGAATTTGCGACAAAGCTCGCGGAAGTTGCGGTGAGGGACATCGCCAAGCACCACTTGTTTTTTACCGACGTAAAAATACACTTTTCCGGGAGAGAGATAACTTTCAATGTTTCTTAAAGGGGCCAGGTCCATCGACTCTCCCCAGGCCTTAATGAATTCCACGTCCAGGCTAGTTAGAGAGTTCGTGAAGAAATCACCATAATTAAAACGATCATCATCGAGAACTAAAACCTTCTTGCCACGGTTTAACAGACCGATAGACAGTAAAAAGGCAAAAAAATTGTGCCCGACAAGTGCGTAATCAAGATTTCTATTAAGCATCCTTACCCTAGAAGTTCAGCAATCACTGCTTTCATTTCACGCGCCGATTCCACTCGGAGCTCTTCGCGCTTTGATCGATTCAAAGTCTCTAAATTCATCGATTCCTTAATAGTATAAAAGGAATCTGCTCGATTGAGTACATGAATTTCGTCGGGAAGTAAGGAAGAGGCCAGGTCGTATTCTGTCGAGCGGCCAACTTTAGGGCCTACAACAACAGCGTTATTGGAAACAAAGGGCTCTAAAACCGAGTGAATTGATCGCTCATATCCGCCGCCCACATAACTGAGGCTAAAAAGACTATAAAGCTCACAGAGCACTCCGCCCATTTGCAAGATGACAACAGGATGATGAGTGTAGGTCGTCTGGTTATTAACCACCCCGACATTCTCTTCTCCAAAAAGTTCAATACAACTCTGCTTTAAACGCAGGACAAACTCGTCGTCGAGTTTATGAGGGGCAATCAAAAGATGCAGCTTCTTCTCTCTTATGGCCGCAATTAATTTTTCATCTTTTAAAATCGGCATATCTGAAGGCCAGGCACTTCCCAGGATGATCTTTTGATCAGCAGGCAATGCTTTTAAAACATCTATATAAGTTGTGAGCACATCTTTTTGCGCCAGCACTTCTGCTGCCTTCTGCATTCTCGCCGTTATTCTTGGCACGCGGAAGTCGCATGAGAAAACTTTCTTAGGTGTTCCGGAAAAAAGTTTTGTGAAGTTTTCTTTTTCCTTATCTGTAGCGGCGATCACCACATCAAAGCACATAAAACTCTGGAGCTTAAACCACGATGTTTTTTTAAAAGCACCAGAGACAAGAATAAATTTTTTCTTAAAAAGTTTTAACGTCAGAAGTTCCGGGAAAAAATCATAGCGGCAAAAAACCACAACAGGTGCACTCACCCATTCCCATACACTTTGAAAGTAAAGAATATTTACAGGAGAGGCCGACAACAAAGGAAGCCTGAAGAGACGAATGAGTTCAGGATGACTCTTATAAAGGTTGTGGCATTTCACCTCTACGGAAGGAGATGAATAAATGATTTCGACTTTTTTTTCACTCTTTAGGACGGCCTCTATTAAAGGTCTGACCTGCTCTAGTTCTCCCTCTGAAGAAATCTCAAAACAGTAGTCGGCCTTAAGGTTATCCTTTTTAAATGAGCGGCATTCCTCTTCCAGAAAGTTCTGGCGTTCAAAGTTGAGTCTCTTTTTAAAAAAAGGAACCAAGGGCCTTAACACAACAATCAAAATCGACAGTGGTAAGCGGATCAAAGTGGCCAGTAATAGGAGAAAAATAAAAAAAACTTGTGACATCGACGCTCAGAATCTCAAACCAGTGCCAGCTTGTCACTTAATATTCAGGCAGCTGCTCTGCTACGAGCATTTGGACTAAACATTTCTTACTTTTTCTTACTCTTAGGGCTTTTATGGACAACTAATTAAAATAACATTGTAATCTTGAGTAAACTAATAAAGAATAATGAATCCGATTGCACGGGGTACACTGAAGTAACTATCTAATGAGGAGTGGAAGAGATGTTTTCTAAACTTACTATGAGTCTAGCAATGACGATCAGCTTAATGCTTGCTAGTAACGCTATGGCGCAAACAACTACAAAGAAAAAGGCTGATCCAAAAAAGGCAACTGAGGCAAAAGCTCTAGAAGCTAAAAAGGCCGAAGAAGCTCGTCTTGCTGAAGCTGCAAAAAAAGCAGAAGAAGAAAAAGCACTTGAAGCTAAAAGAGCTGAAGAAGCAAAATTAGCTGCTGAAAAATCAAAAGAAGAGGATCAAGCAAGCATTTGGGGATATCTAAAATCTCACTTCAGCGCTTCTTATCACGGTGAGTATTACTTCACGAGAAAAGACCTAACAAGTTCAAACAAAGAAGATTACGATATTCAAGATTTAAGAATCATGCATAACCCGACTATTATCTATAGACCGGTGAAAAACTGGAAAATCTTAGCTACGTCTGAATTCAAGTACACGGATGCTACCGTTTTAAGAGGAACTTATATCAACCGTCACTATAGATCTCTTGTTCTAATTAGCCGAGAAAACGTTTTAACTGAAAAAGAAAATGGTATTAAGATGGATATCGGCGTTGGTCGTCGTATTTTCGACCGCAACCACGGGAAAGCTGCGGGTTACGGAAACAGTCGTATCAATACAAGCTTAAGCAAAAAATTTGGGGACAACCTTTCCACATCTTTACTAGTGCAATACCTGGCCAATGATCCTGCAAAAGGAAAAATTACTCAGTATACTTGGAAACATAGTTTGGAATTAATTCCATCTTTTACATTTCAGATCACTGATAAACTTTCGTACTTCTTTAATGATGATATCGTTATCAACACTCCATGGTATGGAGATACTTCTAAAGATATCGACTTCTCTCATGAAATGAATATCGGGGTTGTTTCATACCAGTTTAATGATAAAAACAGTGCATACTTTCAGTTTAAGTACTTACATTTCTCATACGCGCCATTTGATAAAGCACCAGATGTTAACGACTGGTTTGAATATTACATTGGTCACACTTACTCGTTTACTCCAAAAGTCAGCTTAACAGGTGAAATTGGATCTAAGATTTTCGCAGGAAGTGACGGGCGCGACTTTTTTGCAAAAAATATCAAATACCCAGAATTCGCTCTTTATTTCGACGTAGCTCTTTAATCAAAAATCAATGGGGTTGGGCCTTTGCCCAACCCTTTTTGTCGCCTAAGTCCTTCACTTTCACCCTAAATAATCTCTCCTAATATCCGATAAATAATCTGATAAACCGTGTTTTTTTAAGCACAAACCAGGGTTCGAGATTATGGCCAATCAAGCATTAAAAACTGTGACTCTTCAGGATTTCCTTTATAGCGAAGGAGAAGCTTGTCAAAACGTCGATGCCCGTGAGCACGTTTTTGAAATAAGAGCTGAAGTTGATTCAAGTTTTGGTTTTATCACGCTCTATGATTTAAAAAACTATTTGATCGATCACCACGATGAAGTCAAAGACTATCAAGTTAGAAATATCGACAGCACTGAATGGATTGCTCTTTTTGAACACCCTTATTTCCAGAGAAGAAAACCACAACTAGTTTCTGCAACAACTTTAAGCACAGACGATGAACAACAGTATTTCATGCTTAGAAACGGCCAGAAAACAGGCCCATTTGAAAAATATGAACTGACAACAATGCTGGAAGATAAAGAAATTCTTCTAACAGATATGGTGTCTACAAACCACGGTCACACATGGATGAAACTCTACCAAGTGGATGGATTTGACCGCAGGTCACTTAAAGAATCTGACCAACTTCCAGGTGTTCCTTCTCATGTATTAATGCAGCAACAAGACTCTGTCATTGCCATTTCTCCAGAGACAGAAGCGATCTCAGGGCTTGCTTACTTAAGCAATGTGAAGCGCGGTAAATCTTTTGAAAGAGAAAAAGTTGAAACATCATTTAGTTCAGATTCAAAACCGAGCACTAACAGCAGCACTATTTATAAATGGCTTTTAGTTGTTTCTATCGTGGGAATTGGTTACTTTCTTTTCCACATCAAAAATCAACTAAGCTCACCTTTTAGCAATAAAGAAGCGAAGTCAGTTGGTGAGCAGGCCGAAATGCTTGATCCAGTAAATATGAACGAGCCAATGGCGCCACAGACCAATCCAAGTGCGAGAAGCCAGCTAGGTGAAAGACGTCAAAATAATCAAGTCAATGACCAGGGACGCTCTGGAAAATTTGAAACGAGAAACCTGAATCCAATTAGGCCAAATCAAAGAAAATCATTCATGGAATCATCAAAATTCCAGGAAATTAACGCAGGTGAAGACGATCCGAATTATTTCTATGACAACACCAGTGCCATGGAATTAGACCCGGTTAGATCGCAGGTTTCAAAGGAAAACTTCGACAATTCTGGGTCAGAAGACGGTCCAATTCCTTCGAGTGACAACCTTTTTGAGAGTGAAGTGTCGAACTAAAAACACCCTTTAACTTCTCGAATATTTTAGGTACTCTAAGGGTGAGGACAACAACATGAAAGAAATCACCCAAGAATTACTGAATTCATTTAGAGCACCCGCTTTTCCCGGCTCATTCTTTTTGAGCTTTGAAGGAATTGAAGGCGCGGGTAAATCAACTCAAATTATTAAATTAAAAAACTACCTGGAAGAAAAAAACTTCCGCGTTCTAGTTCTGCGCGAGCCGGGCGGAACTCCTTTTGGCGAAAAAATGCGCCAGGCGATTTTGGAAACAAAAACTGAGATTACGCCCCTTGCGGAAGCTCACCTCTTTGCTTCTTCACGCGCTCAACTTCTTTCTGAAGTTGTTTTAAAAGAACTAGCTATTCCTAATACCGTGATTATCTGCGACCGCTATATCGACAGCTCTCTGGTTTACCAGGGGCACTCAAGAGGTTTAGGTGTTGCTGAAGTTCTAAACATTCACAACGTTTTCCCGCTTAACCTGGTTCCTCACCTGACGTTCTATTTAAGAATCAACGTAGAGACATCAGAGAAACGCCAAAAAATGAGAAATGCCCCTAAGGATTATTTCGAATCAAAAGGTGTGGATTTCTACAAGAAACTGGTTGTAGGTTACGACCTTATGGCAGAGCTTTTCCCTAACAGGATTTTAAAGCTTGATGCTGAAGTGACTCTTGAACAGATGACGATGCAGATTTTTGAAGCGACAAATAAGCTTATTGGCCAGAGCAGGTCTGCTAATCAGGAAGAAGAATTATAAGTGTCATCTCCTCTTACACAAACCCTACTTTTAAAGTATGAAAAAAACCAATTGGGATCAGTGTATCTTGCCAGGTATGGCGTGCACACTGATCCCAAAGAATGGGGCCATGACTTTTTAAAGGCCATCACCCCTCTTCAAGACCACCCGGATGTTTTATGGGTGGAGTTAGATAAAAAAGAAAACTCTTACAAGGTTGAGTCTCAGGGAATTTTAGATCTTCAAAAATTTCTTAACTACAAGGCCTTCGAACTCAAAAAGAAATTCATCTTCATCATGGATGCTCATCTCTTAAGCGCCATTGTCTCCAATAAACTCCTTAAAGTTTTTGAAGAGCTTCCGGAAGGCTTTTGCCTTTTTCTTTTTGCTCCAAAAGATGAAAACCTCCTGGCCACGGTTGAGAGCCGTGCTATTAAAGTCCTTCTGCCTTCTGGCGAAGACAAGACTGATTATGATGCTCCACCACTTGAATTTGCTTCTGCTCAGGAGCTTCTCGCTGAACTTAAGGCCTCAGAGGATGAACTTCTTTTAGAGAAAAAGTTTATTGAAGAGCGTCTAAACAAAACCCTTAAGAGTGCGAGTTTTAAAGGCTGTTCAGAAGAACTGGAAAAACTTAAGCACTACTCAGAAAGTGAAGCTTTCAACAACAGCAAACTCTCGCGTTTATCCCTGTTTTTTTAGTTTTGACTTACTGCTATGTGCAGTGACTTCCGTTCGTAATTCCCTAGAATATAAGGCTAGTGCTAATTTTTACGGAATTTAATTTAATGCAACCCAATTCTCAAGATACAGCATCCACATATGAAGATGCAGATACGCTAAACGAAGAAATTTCAAACAACACCATCGAGATTGATGAATCAGACAGCGAAGCTTCTGACGAAAATGTCGATCAAAGCGAAAAAGAAAACTCACGTTTTAAAGAAGGTGAAATCATCACCATGATCCGCGTGCGCTTTCCTGGCAACGCCCGCTCGTTTCCTTTTTTAATTGGAAAACGCAAATTTGCTTACGGTCAGAAAGTTGTGGCCATGAGTGATAGAGGGATGACAGTTGGTTATATCAACTCATTTCCTTACGATGTGACTTTCAACAAATCAATGCTCCCTATTCGCTCGATTGCTAAAGCTGCAACGGCCGAAGATATTAAGGCGCAGATTGAATTCCGCGACTCTGAAAAGCGCGCTGAAGTTATTTGTTTACACTTAATTGAAAAATACAAACTGGATATGATTCTCACTCACGTGGAGTTCACTCAGTTTGGTAAAAAGGCCGTATTCTATTTCAACG contains:
- the tmk gene encoding dTMP kinase, whose translation is MKEITQELLNSFRAPAFPGSFFLSFEGIEGAGKSTQIIKLKNYLEEKNFRVLVLREPGGTPFGEKMRQAILETKTEITPLAEAHLFASSRAQLLSEVVLKELAIPNTVIICDRYIDSSLVYQGHSRGLGVAEVLNIHNVFPLNLVPHLTFYLRINVETSEKRQKMRNAPKDYFESKGVDFYKKLVVGYDLMAELFPNRILKLDAEVTLEQMTMQIFEATNKLIGQSRSANQEEEL
- a CDS encoding glycosyltransferase N-terminal domain-containing protein, with translation MIRLPLSILIVVLRPLVPFFKKRLNFERQNFLEEECRSFKKDNLKADYCFEISSEGELEQVRPLIEAVLKSEKKVEIIYSSPSVEVKCHNLYKSHPELIRLFRLPLLSASPVNILYFQSVWEWVSAPVVVFCRYDFFPELLTLKLFKKKFILVSGAFKKTSWFKLQSFMCFDVVIAATDKEKENFTKLFSGTPKKVFSCDFRVPRITARMQKAAEVLAQKDVLTTYIDVLKALPADQKIILGSAWPSDMPILKDEKLIAAIREKKLHLLIAPHKLDDEFVLRLKQSCIELFGEENVGVVNNQTTYTHHPVVILQMGGVLCELYSLFSLSYVGGGYERSIHSVLEPFVSNNAVVVGPKVGRSTEYDLASSLLPDEIHVLNRADSFYTIKESMNLETLNRSKREELRVESAREMKAVIAELLG
- a CDS encoding Flp family type IVb pilin, which translates into the protein MRNQKGQTAVEYILLLVVVTAIVTSLFGYIRTRYLGNIDQCSNPSNKGKLLCKINSYVQPTGGKKRYQYFPFKK
- a CDS encoding GYF domain-containing protein, coding for MANQALKTVTLQDFLYSEGEACQNVDAREHVFEIRAEVDSSFGFITLYDLKNYLIDHHDEVKDYQVRNIDSTEWIALFEHPYFQRRKPQLVSATTLSTDDEQQYFMLRNGQKTGPFEKYELTTMLEDKEILLTDMVSTNHGHTWMKLYQVDGFDRRSLKESDQLPGVPSHVLMQQQDSVIAISPETEAISGLAYLSNVKRGKSFEREKVETSFSSDSKPSTNSSTIYKWLLVVSIVGIGYFLFHIKNQLSSPFSNKEAKSVGEQAEMLDPVNMNEPMAPQTNPSARSQLGERRQNNQVNDQGRSGKFETRNLNPIRPNQRKSFMESSKFQEINAGEDDPNYFYDNTSAMELDPVRSQVSKENFDNSGSEDGPIPSSDNLFESEVSN